The Porphyromonas sp. oral taxon 275 DNA window CTTACGCTACCTGTGAACACTTCTCCAGGCATTGCTTCGGTAGTAAAGTGAATCTTTTCGCCAACATGAATAAATGGTAAGTCGCTTTCATATGCTTGGAACATGGCCCAAACCTTACCGAGATTTGCAATCTTCATCAACACTTGTCCTTGTTTGACATAGTCACCTTGATTGATATTCTTTTGAATCACAGTGCCCGAAGTATTTGCCTTCAGCGTGGTGTAGGGAGAGGCTTTGCGTGTATGCATCAGTTGATTAATCTGTTCTTCCGTAATATTCAGCAGTCTAAGCTTCTCAATAGCTGCGTCAATCAGCGGTTTCTTTTGGGGCGATTCAGGGAAGTTCAGTGCTGCAATCAGTTCTTGTTCAATGGCGTATAGCGTCGGAGAATAGATTACAGCCAATGCTTGTCCACGACTAACACGGTCGCCCGACGCATTGATCAATAGTTTCTCGATGCGTCCTTCCACGTAAGATGACTGCGTTTGTTCTAAGCGCTGGTCGGGCAATATCTTCCCGAATAGGCGCACTTCTTTGTTTGTTGCTCCGCTGCCAACAACCTCTGTCTCGATATTTGCCAATGCCACGGCCTCATCACTCATCACAATAGCATTGGAGTCGGTTGTTGTTGCGCTTTGCTTTTCATCGTTGACAGGGATAAGATCCATCCCACAGATGGGGCATTTCCCGGGGTGATCCTGTCTCACTTGTGGGTGCATGGAGCAGGTATACATCGTTTTTCCTCCCGAATGTTGGTGTGTATCTGTTGCGTGAGTGGTGCGGAAGAGGAGCCACCCTAATAGGAGTCCTATCGTCAGCGCAGCGGCAAACGATAGCAGGATATGTTTTCTTATAAAATCTTTCATCATCTTTTGCTTCTTTTGGCTATACATTCTTTTACTTCACATCGCGTGCAAGGAGCTGGATAGCCTCTGCTGTGATGGTGTTATATTGCGCATTGGCTTCGGCTTTTAAGAGGTCGTAGTCGATGCTTTCGCGTGTCGTTTGAAGAATATCTGTGAGCGATGCCGCCCCCGTAGCATATTCTTTTTGCATCAGTTCGAGCGTTCTGTTGAGCAAACTCACCTCACTCTCATAAAGCTTCAATTTGCGTTTTATATCGTCAGCACGCTGTTCAATGCTGAGATATGTGCTTTGAAGTGCATCCAACTGACTTTGATAATTGTAGGCTGCGCTACGTTCCATGAGTTGTGCACTACGGATAGCCGACGTAATCTTTTTGCGATAAACGGGGATTGTGACGCTCAGCATGGCCATCACCATATCTTTTCCGTTCATGTTGGGCTCCATTGGCATGTCAACTTTCCCATTGAGCATATATTGAAGTCCCACACCTATCATGGGCATACCTTTTGCTCTGGCCTGCTCTTCTTGTGATTTAAACGCCTTTTGGATAGCCGAATACTGTGCGAGTTTGGGATTGTTTCGTTCAATCTCTGTCCAATTAAAGGTGGGCATCTGCCGTAATGGGATGGAATCGGGTAGGGACAAAGCTACATCTGGCTGCCGATGCAGCGTGATATTAAACTGCTGCTTTTGTAAAGTCAGTTGGGTTTCAAGACTTTCCGTTTGTTCTTTCAATCGCTCCTCTTCTGCATCAAGGCGTAATTGGTCACTCATTTTCGTGTTACGCCCTGAAGTATAGTTCTTATAAAGATAGATAGCCACCTTTTTAATATCGTTTAAAAGCGCGCGTTTCTGTTTTACAGCTTTCACCTTTTCTTGCGTTGCGAGTATGGAATACCATTGTTTCTCAACGTCGAAAGCTAACGATAAGCTTTTTTCGCGAAACTTCTGGTAGGACTCTTGCGCTTTATATTCCATTTGTTCGCGACCTGCTTTCAGTGTGCCAAACCATGGAAACATCTGCATAATGGTTATAGTTGTACGCTGTTTTCCAAGGCCGACACTTAGCTGTGGATCGCTCAAGACACCCGCACCTTGCGCATTGGCCATTTGCGCCTGATAGGCCTGATATTCACTCTTCAGACCGGGATTGTTGCGTATTGCTTCGGCAATATACACGGCCAAACTATCTTCTTTATTGTCTATTCCTGTCGCATGAGCACTGCCATAGCAGGCGAATAGTCCTATGCATAGGAAATATAAAATCTTATTCTTCATGCTCATTTTTGTTTGCAATCATACTTTTCTTTTGTTCACGTTTCAAGGCCGATTCA harbors:
- a CDS encoding efflux RND transporter periplasmic adaptor subunit → MMKDFIRKHILLSFAAALTIGLLLGWLLFRTTHATDTHQHSGGKTMYTCSMHPQVRQDHPGKCPICGMDLIPVNDEKQSATTTDSNAIVMSDEAVALANIETEVVGSGATNKEVRLFGKILPDQRLEQTQSSYVEGRIEKLLINASGDRVSRGQALAVIYSPTLYAIEQELIAALNFPESPQKKPLIDAAIEKLRLLNITEEQINQLMHTRKASPYTTLKANTSGTVIQKNINQGDYVKQGQVLMKIANLGKVWAMFQAYESDLPFIHVGEKIHFTTEAMPGEVFTGSVSFVDPMIDSSSRTAGVRVEMNNTNGWFKPEMTLTGNIVANMKQYHGEIIVPKSAVMWTGKRSIVYVKDTGETQATFRLRRVTLGPSLSNGYVITDGLAEGEEIVTNGTFAVDASAQLAGKESMMDQ
- a CDS encoding TolC family protein, giving the protein MKNKILYFLCIGLFACYGSAHATGIDNKEDSLAVYIAEAIRNNPGLKSEYQAYQAQMANAQGAGVLSDPQLSVGLGKQRTTITIMQMFPWFGTLKAGREQMEYKAQESYQKFREKSLSLAFDVEKQWYSILATQEKVKAVKQKRALLNDIKKVAIYLYKNYTSGRNTKMSDQLRLDAEEERLKEQTESLETQLTLQKQQFNITLHRQPDVALSLPDSIPLRQMPTFNWTEIERNNPKLAQYSAIQKAFKSQEEQARAKGMPMIGVGLQYMLNGKVDMPMEPNMNGKDMVMAMLSVTIPVYRKKITSAIRSAQLMERSAAYNYQSQLDALQSTYLSIEQRADDIKRKLKLYESEVSLLNRTLELMQKEYATGAASLTDILQTTRESIDYDLLKAEANAQYNTITAEAIQLLARDVK